The window AAACTCCACACAACAGGAAAAGCAcatgaaagaaacaaatgagGACTTTGTGGTTATCCTGTGGTGCTCATGGCAAGTCTGATCAGTTACCTGCCCACATTAATGCTCTGGCTCCATGCAGGAGAAAGCAGGGACAAGAATAGTTCTCTGTATTGCATCACCAGCACTGTGGCACCCCATGCAGAGTATAGCAAAAATCACATCCTGGTTAGTATAAATCTAAGTTTGAAGGCACGGAATCTGAATTTTAGAAAGACAGCCACCAATCTAAGTGTACAAGTCATCAAGGTAAGGAAGCCTGGCATCCTCTAGCAGAAAAGCAttgtctgaaagaaaaaaaacaaacattcctCCCCAACAAAATCTTGTGCCATGGATGCATCAGTTTGAGAAAGCTTCCCACAAattcttcctgcttttctggCAGCTTTCCTCCCTGTCTTTCCCATGGAGacaggacaaaaataaaaatcttgaaTTCTACTTCCTATAAAAGATTGATGCTCTTAATATTCTTCCCTATTCCAAAATCATCAGCTTTAAGgactgttttgtttgttttgcttgaaGTACTTCTTGGCCAGGGCTACATGCACATCATTTAGGGGAAATAGCCTGAATTGTCTCTGTTAGTCCTGGTAAAGGAAATGTTAGAGAAGTGTTTTGGGTTTAGAGAATGTTAGAAATGTTAGAGAAGCTGTTTAGGGCAAACCCAATGCAGAGTTTGCATCTGATAGGATTATGCCATGCCATATGGATAACAAGATCAAGGGGAAATGACCTTCAGTCTCCAAGATGATCAGATAAGGACTAGAACAAAGACAAATGACACAGTGAGAAGAAGTACAGAGAAAGACATTGGAAATATGCAGTGAGACAAATACTATCTAAAGCAGCATCAGTCTCTAAAAACTAGTCAGAGATGAGATTAAAGATTAAGTGAATTTTGCCATCTCTCCTAACTGTAAGTGATCAGCCACAGatttgtgctgttcttgtgtCACACACAATCCTGCTGCAgatgaggagcacagggatgtggtTGCCTTCACTCTTTTTCCAGCAAACTCTTCTGAGACCAATTCTCCCTCAAAGCTGTCCTGGTGAtcacacagcagaaaaataattcccCAGCTGTTGGACCAGGGTATAGTCtgaaaattatgttttgttATGTTATAGATTGAAATAAGAGATCTTTTCCAGGCacacatttgaaaatattgtttattttgttaCTGAACCTCCTTCTTGTAAAAGAGTTTCAGAGGGAGGTCTGTCAGTGAAGGAGGTTTGGGACTTGCAGCTGCACATACAAGTGTTTTCAGAGGGCTGTCAAAGAACACATGGCCTCAAAGCATAAGGATGAGTGGGAAGTGGGAGAAACAAGGCTGCATTTTATGACTGTTCAAGCAAACTAAAACTGCCTCtcaacctccctgctccagcacagccttgtGATTCCTACAGGGTTCAAGCCCTTACCTGAAAAGGCAGTTTTTTTTTGGAACACAAGCAAAGCCATTCTGCATCTTCAGCCCCCTGTACAAATTTAGTTGATAATGAAAACAAGCCACTCCTGCCTAGTAAAAAACTAGTTGTACAAATCAGATAAAAAAATGGGTGATTAGTCACTTCTTTGATTCACTACcaatcaaaaaaagaaaaaaaaaaaacttcaagtaaaaacaaacaggaacttgcttttttttcagcaggagtaaagcaaaaattttaaactttttcgTAATACTGAAAAATTTTAGTTGAATGGAACATCTCAGGCATGTTAGATCCAAATCCAAAGAATAAATACCAAAGAGTAGGGATGGGAAGTGAGTGGCCCCTTATGTTATGGAGGCATCAAGTTCAGATCTCAACCCCCTCTAAGGACAGGGTGGTGGCCACAGGGGTACATGGGATTTTGTATTTATCATCATGGATGTGCTAGTCTGTTCAGTGTGGAGCTCACACTGGAGGATGGGGTGCTCAAACACTATTGCTCACAtatagttatttatttatttaaagagtTTTGAacatcagcagcagaaaagatGGCAGGAAGCAGCTCCTATGGGCTCTACTGTCCAGGATCTGATCCTCTGGGGCTCAACCACAACATATTCAACACAATGGACAACCAGCCAGGCATTCATCCTCAGAGATCTGGACTAGGGGTTCAGATCAGCCTCAAATAGGGGAGGAAACCAAATCCCTTCACCTAACAAAGAAACAAGTCACTGTCATCTCTTCTGGAGAACTATGAATAGAAGAATGAAATCTTCTCTTTCTCCAGCCAAAAATGATCAAATCATAAGAGGATCACTCTGTGACCACCCAAGTAACTGAAGCTGGATTTGGGAGCCATGTGTTATATAAGCAAGTCCATCATCCTGTGTTcttgctgctcctccttccctaCCCCCCCACACCCCTCAGCTAGATTAAAACAGATGGCAGAGGGACATGAAATAAAGAGCAAACACAGGCAAGTGACTAATTTTCCAAAAGGAGCCAGAAAGCCAACCCCTAACTTCAACGTTAGCAGCAGCAAGGAATGCATAATTACCCTCTGAACATCACATTCCTCCACACAAGCAGATGCAGGGGTTGCTACAGATAAGATGCCAACAAGCAGGGGAGGGATCCTCCACTCCAGGCAGGCTTGACAGGCAGTCTGGGACTACACTGCAGTCCTAGGCACACAAGCAGAGAACCTGGCAAAGGAATCACAGTGGGAAATGTGAAGGTGAGTTAATCACATCAAGGAGATGAGGACAGAGCTATTCCAGTGCTTCCCTTTTACCAGAGAGCACTGCCTGCATTCCTGTCCTGCTGGAGTGGGTGCTTGCATCTCTCCTGTCAGCACCCAGTGGCAGAGGGCAaattccctttccctggcagctcGAGGAAGGCTTCAGactttgcatttcagctgctTCAGTGGAAGCACTGCCTCTCTTTGTTGCAATAACATGACAAAGTAGACATGTGAGGTGGTAATTTTCAGGGCCAAGTCTATCAGACTGTCTTTTAGCCATTTGGGATTATTTCTGCTGGCAGAATAAATTTAAAGAGACATCCAGAAAATCTAAAGCAAGCATAATCTTTGCTGTGCCTGACACAAAACATACTGCAGCACATCATTTTGCCACAGAAGGACTGAAGACTGTTACACTGCTAAGAAAAGCACCAAAACCAGGTTCAAGGCACACAAAAGGACTTTCCTTTGCCATTCTGTAAGAAATCAGAGCACCTGTGCTCAGACATGGAGATACCTGTTCTCCAGGACTCAGACTTGTTTCCTTCCTGTGATATATTGGTATTCAGAGCATGCTGCAAAGCATATTTATTTGCCCCTGCTTCTCCTGAGGCATGCTTGGGAGACAGAATTCCACATTATCTTCAGTTGGTATTAGTTCAATTGATTTACCTGTAATTTTGCAGTTATTTGTTGTCTGTGTTTCTAGATCTGTTGTGACCTTTTACAAGTGGAAATCATAAATAACTCCAGTTTGTGGAGACTCATACAGCAAAAACTAAACAGCTTTTAAGTTATTCCTCCAGCTGCCAATACATTTCAGGTCCAAACTGTGCTCAGTCCCATGGACTGGATAGCATCACCCAAACAGGGAATCTTGAGCATTACTTTAGCATGCATATACAAATATTTGCTGACAGATTAAAAACTGGAAATAACTCTACCTCTGAGTTAAATGGCagatatgggggaaaaaaaagaaaaaaaccaaggtTTTAAGCATGAGGACATGCAGGCTGGGTAAGGAGAGTTGGCAACCTTGTAACTTCTGCTTCGCACTTCAATCTGCTGACAGACATCTACTTTGCATTCCAAGAGAGGCAGGCTTGCTGCAGCAGCCTTCAGCTGGCAAAGAACTTCCTTACAAACCTTGGCCCAGGGATGCACTGTGGCTGTAGGAGCCTAAGAGTTATTGGTAGGAAAGGATCTAAGGACACCAAGAATCAAGTGAAAGTGTCCCTCTACCCTTCCTCCTCTGTTGGGACATGGGAGTTCAAGCTCAAAGTACACATCCCCTGTCAGATCCAAGTACAAGCTCTTCTTTcttaaaggggatttttttttttttttaatccaaagcAGCCATATTTCCCTCCACTCAATATGGTGGATGAAGCTAATTGTCATTAGTACATCCTTGGTCAGTATCTAAAGACACAGAGACACGTTAGGAAGGATTTGTACAAGTTTATAAAGCCTCATAAACAATTTTAGATCCAAATGGCTTGCAGGTCAGAGTGGCCAACCTGCTGGCAAGTGAAGTGTTCCATTTGAAAGCCAGCTGAAGCCTGGTGGAAGGTGGAAATGCAGGAGCTTTCTCTGCCCTGGCACAACTTTGTGTTTACTTACAGCACAAAGGCTGCTATTGCTGCCTATAGCAGTTTAAATACCCTAAATTCAATCCCTGGCTTATTTTGCTGCCTGATTACTCTTACTGTTTTTTAATTAAGACACATTTTGCTCATGAACCCACACAGAACAAAAGTAAACACCTTCTCCCACCCCTCCCAGTACCCTCAGAAAACCTGTATTTGAAAGCAGTACTTAAACCCTAATCAGCAAGTTTTCTCCCCACCAATGCttaaagcaatattttaaaaagagaaaaaaagaaaaaaacaggtcCAAAAATCAAGAGCTGCACATTTCTAGCACTTCAATCAACATTCAGAACCCCAAACAGCAGACTGATGATACCTTTCCCAAAGCTATTCCCAGTCAGGTTTCTCTAGCATTAGGCATTTTTACTTATTTGTCATGTTTTCAAAGGCAGAGCAGTACTGTTTTCCAAACCTGGAATGGCAGACTAAGGCTGTTGAACAAGATCAATTCCATTGTTATTTTGTAAATCTTAGTCACAAATGGTGGATTATGGGCTTAATAACATGCACATGCTcaagaaaagctgaaacacCTGCAACATCCATTTTTCTTGAGTGGCCACCAGACAAACTCAATGCTTACTTTTGTGATAAGGCTGCACAAACATTTTCATCCATGCCTTCTAAACATGATCAGTAAGATGATAAATGTGTGTGTTTACAGACAAGGAACTATTTACATTCAGGTCACCTTAATATGCCAGAtctggaagggaaggaaaaaagatttgTAGAAGTGGCTAATTCCTCCAAAATAATAATATTCCTGTGTCCAAGATAACTGGCATGCTATCTTGGGTAAACAGCAGCTTCCTTTGTTTACAGAGCTCTTGTTCAACAATcgttaataataataaataaataatgattaAAGTACAAGACACCATTTTCACCGGTCTTCAATTCAGGACAATGTAATGCAATCAAAATTTCATGTCTTTCCAGAGTTTTGGAACAACAGCTGAGTGTTGAAAAGGTAATAAAAAACAACATTTCTATCTGCAGCAAGAATGCCATGGAATTTGAGTTATCAGTGATAAGCTGATAGAGTGATATCAGAGATGGCTGATGGAGAAATATCACTGATAAGCTCTACAAGAGGGCCCTGAGCTGCCAACTCCACATAAGTAGCTTTACAAATATCTGGACTGCAGCAACTCTTTGAAAATAACTGCGTGCTTGAAATAGTCACTGTCGAACCCATTCCACAAGAGATAAATCATGCTACTAagagaaagcaataaaaataaacaaaccaaggTTCCAGGGAATTCCTCTTGTTTTACAGTGAATTAGCAGAAGCACTGTAATGAATTTGCTCAAAAATTGACAAGGAAAGGCtacagcagaggggcagaggcCAGCTCTCCTGCATTCTAATGCAGTCACTGTCTGCAGGATCATCCTTCATACTCCTGAGAGTGCGTTGGTTGCTtgctcagggcaggagccaGCCATAGCAACTGACTGAACTGAGTTCCACTTaagaaaaaatccagaattaGGTCACTTCTGGCCATtatcaaaagagaaagaagcagcagtCCTTAAATACTGCCAATGCTTCAACTCCACATATTTATAAAACAATCTTTTTAGTTAATGACCACCCAGTAAAGCTGCACCAGTTAGAAATGGGTCCCCACCTCACTCCACCAGGAAAGCCACCAAATTTTGTGACTGGCAGCCCCAAGCAGCTCAGCCCTCGTGGCTCTGCCTCCACACAGAGAGGCACAATCACTGCCCAGAAATGTGCACATTTCTGCCACTGTGCTTCTCATAAAGAGCCTCCAAATCACAGCAGCACTAAGGAAACCACGTATTCCTACACGCCACTCTTACAAATCTACCCATAGTGTCTTCCTTACTCCTCAGTCTCGAACTGAAGaatctttcaaaaattattaatcAGCTTTCATTAGCCCTAAATTGCTTTTCCTTGCTTGCAATTAAGGACTAATATCCAAAGAGTTAGAAATTTATAAGGTGATTAACCGTAATGAGTGATTAACCACAGTATGATCAATTGCTGAATATCAACagatatatttgtttttttcccaataaactTTTCTGTATGTATTTGCACAAGCTTGAAAAGGAAGATTTATTTAGCAGAGATTGAGCATTCCCCAGATAATAGCATATGTGTCTGTTCTTTCCCCAGAAGGCAGCTAGCTATAGacaaaaatatctgcaaaacagaaattagTGTGGATTCAGGAGGATTTAAGGTGACACTGACATGATGAAAGATCTGTTTTTACATGTGTAAAGTATATTTCAAGTTCAGAGAAAGGAACACAGAAAGCACACGCATGTTGTGATCAACTCCTGTACAGGACAAGTACCTGCTAAGCATGTGCAAATATCaccatataaaatatatttcctttccttgtgtTTCCATTCAATTAAATGTTGGTCAATCAGTGCTAAAAATATTCCTGAGCAGTCAGTAGCATATTAAGTATTGCCTGGGTTAAAATATCAAGCCAAGTGAATGAGTTGGGTCCAAGGTTATAAACAGGAAACAAGATTCTTTTTCAGCCACTCCAGCATAATATCAAAAAGCTTTAGTTATGTTAACGAAACcaaatttctgaaagaaaaaatattcactaATCTCACATATTTCCCTACTTGTGGCATCCAAGGTAACACAAGTGCAACTCACTCAATACACTCAAAAACCTGTGAAAGATAATCCCACTTGGGTGTTCATCAAGTAGATCTTAGACAAGAAATTGCAGGTCAACACTCACTAGAGAAGGAAACCTGATCCTTAGAGCAGAGCTTGTCACTCACAGTAAAAGCTGGAAACTCCAAGTCAGCTGCACTCTGCAGGGTACTCAGAAACTCTTCTTGATAAGAACACATCCCCAGAACACAACCAAGAACTTATTTCATCAgtattttcctccattttccttcctgcaaAGGAGGAAAAGTCACTCATAGGAGGAAAAGTCACTCATAGGAGGAAAAGTCACTCATAGGAGGAAAAGTCACTCATAGGAGGAGTTAGGCTATTTGCATAAAAAGAGTCATTAACAGAACAGGTAGCACCCaagttttcttcagttttctttggCAGAAACCACAGAACAGCAAAACTTGAGGAAAAGTAAAGATGTTCTCAGGACTCTAATGTACATCTAATATTTTCACTTAGCCAATAAGTGAACCATTTGAAGCTTTAAAACCTATTAAGATATTTCATTTTAGAGATGCGTAAGAGGAAGACGTAATACAACACTTTGATCACAccatgtttttcttctcctgtttgTATGGTGTCACCCCAGGGCGTATGGCAATGTTtcacatttctattttcttttcaaagctaTGTCCCAGTTAAGAAATCCCATGGTTAGCTAATACATGAGGAATGAGTCACTTATTGATGGGGAAAATGAGTTTATATGGGGAAAATAAGCATTATGCCTGCTGCATTAATGTTTTCAACAGTCATTACACTGCTTAGTGGAGCAGAGAGCATGAGCCTAAAAGAAGTATTAGTGCTTACTTTAGGATGAGGTTGTTCACATTAAGCAGTTTCAGGACTCCTCTACAAAGCATTCAGAATAAGTGCTTCTAGCTAGAAGGGAAGTAAGTATTTTTAGCCACTCAAGGAACCAGGTTGTAGTTTAGAGCCAGAATAATTTCTAATGATAAGTCTGAACTTCTTGTAAGCTTAGGGCCCACACTCTTTTAAGATGACAAAAATCAAGGGTGCATCACATTaatgtttttacttttccaaCAGGTAACTGCTACGGGTAAAGACCATCTTTAAAAGGGAACATGGATTTAATAAACTCAACTGAACAAAACAGTACATCAGAAGAACCTTTCAAATGGGCGACATCCAAGATTCTCATTTCCATTAccctctctgtgctggctctAATGACAACGGCCATCAATTCTCTGGTGATGACTGCAATAATTGTGACAAGAAAGCTCCACCACCCCGCCAACTATCTCATCTGCTCTCTTGCAGTGACTGACTTCcttgtggcagtgctggtgatGCCCTTCAGCATTGTCTACATCGTGAAGGAGACCTGGATCATGGGCCAGGTGGTGTGTGACATCTGGCTGAGCGTGGACATCACGTGCTGCACTTGTTCCATCCTGCACCTCTCCGCCATTGCTTTGGACCGGTACCGAGCGATCACGGATGCCGTGGAATACGCCCGGAAAAGGACACCTAAGCACGCTGGCATCATGATAGCAGTTGTATGGATCATATCCATTTTTATCTCCATGCCACCTTTGTTTTGGAGGCACCAGACAACCAGCAGGGAGGACGAATGCATCATCAAACACGACCACATCGTTTTCACCATTTACTCCACGTTTGGCGCCTTCTACATCCCGCTGGCCTTGATCCTGATCCTGTACTACAAGATCTACAAAGCAGCAAAGACATTTCACAGGAGAAGCGTCAGCCGGATCGTGAGGGAGGAGGGCGTGAACGGACAAGTCCTTTTGGACGCGGGTGAAAGAAGCACCAAATCAGCTTCAATGCCCAGCACAACAGAGAAGACCTCAGATCCCCTGGTGAGCTCTGATAAAATCAACATCACCCTACGAAGTCCCAGGTCTGAATCCAAGCACGAGAAGTcctggaaaaaacagagaatCTCCAGCACGAGAGAGCGAAAGGCAGCGACGACGCTGGGTTTGATCCTGGGGGCATTTGTGATCTGCTGGCTCCCATTTTTTGTAAAAGAAGTAGTTGTTAATACCTGTGAAACGTGTCACATCTCAGAGGACATGTCTAATTTCCTGGCATGGCTGGGATATATAAACTCCCTTATTAACCCTTTAATCTACACAATCTTTAATGAAGATTTCAAGAAAGCCTTCCAGAAGCTTGTACGGTGCGGGCAATACCTTTAAGAGCTTTTGTTCATATAAGAGAACACATTCGTTGTTTTTTAACCTGTATAAATTTATATAACTGAGATGGCATTTGTTGTATTTAAGGCAAAGCACCAGGACTCTGTATTTGCATTATACTGACTTTTTTTGTATAGGTAATATTGGGAGCATTAATTGCCCAAGTTTTAAAGAGATGGATCATCTGGGATTGGTTTTGCTCTAGAAAAAGAGGTAGCTCTGATCCAGTTGGGATTTGCACAGCTGCCTAGCTTGAAGCATAAGGTATTACCTTAAATATGAAGGAAATATGCACTTGAAGTAgatgaagaaacaaaacttttttaaaagtaacCCTCAGTCATCAATGAAATGttaagtaaaacaaaacacacattttaaacCCTACTGATATAAGATAGAAAATATACCATATAATGACCACATGATTTTAACAGTCTGGCACAGGCCTGCAGCATAGAGCCAAGCCATTCTCAGCCAAGGGTAGTAGCTTTAAATATATCTACCATCACGCTAAGTCAGTGAGCTGTAGCTCTGCCTTGTTCCATAGGTGGACTTCTCTATGGAAGTCCACAACCCAGCAGCAGGCAAGGGGCTCTCATGGCTTACCAGTTTCATAGCAAGCCAGTGTTGGGAGCCCCCTGCCACTGCACACCCACAGCAGATGTGAGCATAACCCCGAGGGAAACAGCCAAACATCTGAGGCTCCTCCAGTGAGCTGGGTACACGGAGTGCCTGGTGCTCTGAGACACCACCtgtgagggaaagggaaggttCATAAAGAGCAGCTGGTTCTCTTGTGCAGATATTAGAGGGGAGAGAAGCACGAGACAAGGAGACACTCCTTTCTCCATGTCCTCACACCTGGCCAGGCACAGAGCCTGCGACCTGCAGCACCAAACCAGGCACAGCTCAtgccagggctgagcactgCTGACAGAGGGTGGCTCAGTACGGTTTGAAGGATGGGGGCTGACAGCTCTAGCTCAGTTTGTTCAGCCCTCCATCCTCAGAAGCCTGATGCCCCTGAGCCTCTTCTCAACTGCCCCAagcaccagggctgtgctgccttcccAAGCTAGTGagaaagcaccacagtgctggcAGCATGGGTCTCTGGAAAAGGCTGTGCAGCACCTTCTGCAGCAGGGGAAGAGGGAGTGACCTCAGTATGCACTGCACATCTGGGCAGGGAATCCTGTGGGATGCTCACTGAGAAGCTCACCTCTAAAGCCCTCCTTCCTCCAGAGCATCCATCCatatccccattcccagcagagTTAACAAGGCATTACAGAAACTCCAGCCCACCCTAAGTTACTTAGTCAAATAAGACCTGTATGAACAAATCCCTTCCAAGGCCTGAAAGATGGCAGCTTGGCCAATCCTGACCAACACGCTCTAGATGCAAAGCCATGAAGCTGTTAAGAGCCACGCCAAAGCCCAGGTTTTGCACTTTTCAGGACAAACAGATTCAGGCTGTGTCACTAAGAGCCCAGATTCAAATTCTTTGTCAGACATTCAGTGCTGCCTCACAGGAACAGAGCCTTGAAACTCCCTACAGGAATTACAAACCACACTGTCAGCAGCAGTAACCTCCTGCAGAGGTTCTCCAGTTTGGCACCTGGGCCACCAGCCTAGGGACACCACAAAGGAACTGAGAAATGACAGCACCATGGTCACCTTTAGGTGGGGAAAGGTGTCACTGGCCCTTGCAATTGCTCTTCCAAGAGACTTTGAGTGGTTTGTATTAGAGAAAAAATTCACTGTCATTTATCTCTCCCCCTCTCATTCCTCTGTATACAAACTCTGGAGTTTGtaataatttttgtgttttccctgctgGCTACCAGCTGACACAACAGCTGTCAAAAGGGTTTCCTGCAAGATGACGAGGTTTGAAACTTGAGATACTGAACTAATTTGTTTCTGTCACTTACAGCTTACTGTATTCTGCTTCCCCATCGAGGTCCAAATGAAATGCTATTCAGAATTAACAGAAACAGTGCATTTGCTGTTGATTTTAACACAGAC is drawn from Zonotrichia leucophrys gambelii isolate GWCS_2022_RI chromosome 1, RI_Zleu_2.0, whole genome shotgun sequence and contains these coding sequences:
- the HTR1F gene encoding 5-hydroxytryptamine receptor 1F, translating into MDLINSTEQNSTSEEPFKWATSKILISITLSVLALMTTAINSLVMTAIIVTRKLHHPANYLICSLAVTDFLVAVLVMPFSIVYIVKETWIMGQVVCDIWLSVDITCCTCSILHLSAIALDRYRAITDAVEYARKRTPKHAGIMIAVVWIISIFISMPPLFWRHQTTSREDECIIKHDHIVFTIYSTFGAFYIPLALILILYYKIYKAAKTFHRRSVSRIVREEGVNGQVLLDAGERSTKSASMPSTTEKTSDPLVSSDKINITLRSPRSESKHEKSWKKQRISSTRERKAATTLGLILGAFVICWLPFFVKEVVVNTCETCHISEDMSNFLAWLGYINSLINPLIYTIFNEDFKKAFQKLVRCGQYL